From one uncultured Fibrobacter sp. genomic stretch:
- a CDS encoding rhodanese-like domain-containing protein, translating into MKKIIVISLFAMIMTAGCKETPKAETQAAPAAQPAVEQQAPAAEPTPAPEAPKATITNVEWAQALEMQKNGAVLIDVRTPGEVAEGTAPGSINIPLQEAEQRIGEFPKDKDLLIFCRSGKRSMAVSNFLIQNGYERVFNVVGGFLAFPKN; encoded by the coding sequence ATGAAAAAAATCATCGTAATTTCTCTCTTCGCAATGATTATGACTGCCGGCTGTAAGGAAACGCCGAAGGCTGAAACCCAGGCAGCTCCGGCCGCCCAGCCGGCCGTAGAGCAACAGGCTCCGGCAGCAGAACCGACCCCTGCTCCCGAGGCTCCGAAGGCGACCATTACGAATGTGGAATGGGCACAGGCTCTTGAAATGCAGAAAAACGGTGCCGTGCTGATTGACGTGCGTACTCCGGGCGAAGTGGCCGAAGGCACTGCTCCGGGTTCCATCAACATCCCGCTCCAGGAAGCCGAACAGCGTATCGGCGAATTCCCGAAGGACAAGGACTTGCTGATTTTCTGCCGTAGCGGCAAGCGCAGCATGGCCGTGTCAAACTTCTTGATCCAGAACGGCTACGAACGCGTGTTCAACGTGGTCGGCGGATTCCTCGCGTTCCCGAAGAATTAG